The window AGAAGATTAGAATTATTTTTACTTCTCGAGTTacaatttacagaaaaaaaaaaaaaaaaaaaaaaaaaaaaaaaaaaaaaaaaaaaaaaaaNAGAACCTAACACGgtgaaacagaacacaaaaacaaaaagtaagaagacagaacaaaacaaaaggaggAGAAAGTAAAATTAAAGACCACAAGATTGTCAAGTAATCTCATATGATTCCTTTCTCTAATCTTCACCGCTACCTTTGATCTGATTGATACcaaaacctcttcttctttttttttttcctcaaaagtAAACAATAGTTTATTGTATTATGGAGAAACTTTGATCTCCATCTGAAATAGTAACACTGTGAAGAGTTTCTTCTACATCTGAAATTTGTCTGATCCAGGTAACAAAACTTAATCTGATTCATCATTCCagacaaaatattttgaaaagttttaatctttctcCTCTGGATCATACTCAAGCTATCAAAACTTGATCTGATTCATCATTTTTTCAGATTACTTTTGATTGATTCACTCACAAGTCTCAAATTTTTGATCATAGAAAACTTGgctgagaaaagaagaagaagatggcgtTTGTGACCACTGCTGAAGTATGTGACGCGAATCAAGAGCTGATTCGGAGTGGTCAGCTCCGAGCTTTGCAACCCATTTTTCAGATTTACGGCCGTAGACAAATATTCTCAGGACCAGTTGTTACTGTCAAAGTATTTGAAGACAATGGCTTAATCCGTCAGTTCCTCGAGGAGAAAGGTATTGAGAGACTTATTCTGTAATTCCaaagttcaaaactttcaaattGGTTTGAGCAATGTTTTACTTGTAGAGAGATATGATATGAAGTTATGAACTTTCATATGCTTTATGGTTGTGTTAGTGGTGGCTTAGTGTGTAATCTGTCACTTTGCAAATAGATTTATGATTCAAAGGGTATTACTTTTTGAGAGAACAGAGCTGATCTTGAATACGTTGTGACTCCAAAGGTCATCTCTTTTACTTTCCACAATCTCATATGTAAGACTCTATAAATGTTTGGATGTTGTTATTAGGAAACGGTAGAGTACTTGTGGTGGATGGTGGAGGTAGTCAACGATGTGCGATACTCGGGGGTAACCCCGTGGTTCAAGCTCAAAACAACGGATGGGCAGGAATCGTTGTGAACGGATGCATCAGAGACGTGGATGAGATCAACGGTTGTGATATAGGAGTGAGAGCTTTGGCTTCTCATCCGATAAAGGCGAGTAAGAAAGCACTTGGAGAACAAAGAGTTCCGGTTAATATTGCAGGGACTCGGATTTTTGATGGAGAATGGCTTTATGCAGATACTGATGGGATCCTTGTCTCCCAAATTGACTTATCCGTTTAAAAACACTTGTCTATTATGTCATCACTGATCATCAGTTACAAAAGAAACCGAACTTGGtctattgttctttttttttctttttttttttgtgttcttattacTTGAGAGATGGTTTAAAGTTTCATATTACGTTTggaatctatatataaagaaatatagTTTTTCTTTATCAATCAATAAagccaaggagaagaagaattaacAGTAACATGAACAAACAGAACCAGGGGCAGCGTCTATAGGTTGACAGCCACCACCTTTGTTAGCGGAACAACCATCAAGACACATCTTTTCGCATCTCCGATCATCTTCTCTTGTATCACAAGTTCCAAA is drawn from Camelina sativa cultivar DH55 chromosome 8, Cs, whole genome shotgun sequence and contains these coding sequences:
- the LOC104705935 gene encoding putative 4-hydroxy-4-methyl-2-oxoglutarate aldolase 2 produces the protein MAFVTTAEVCDANQELIRSGQLRALQPIFQIYGRRQIFSGPVVTVKVFEDNGLIRQFLEEKGNGRVLVVDGGGSQRCAILGGNPVVQAQNNGWAGIVVNGCIRDVDEINGCDIGVRALASHPIKASKKALGEQRVPVNIAGTRIFDGEWLYADTDGILVSQIDLSV